One segment of Ziziphus jujuba cultivar Dongzao chromosome 12, ASM3175591v1 DNA contains the following:
- the LOC132800269 gene encoding uncharacterized protein LOC132800269, with amino-acid sequence MVLEPWSMAKHNPILMVSPFPSNQIELDDSNYFIWRSQVLPIIKGHKFIKFLEFSSFEDLVNEEKRDLNSEADVENLGSNLRDFMQAKENWYIQDQFLVGWLKGTISPEISSHFIDKDSTYKLWNVIENRYAAKSQSRILHYKKLLQNTKKGNLSIDALVLKMKDLMNNLIAAGDNASETDLVTYILGALGTDYEPISTILGIRPEQYTVQEVQSHLLAFECKHKLIHSIVSFNLGDISANYIHARPHINVGHTFDAVLNNNNFGSGNEALASANMSTHSGNLIPFSCNNVAANVSSVGEIFEKLEIERNSTGDKTYEGYRNYGRGGNFGNEGYRHYGKGGNFRNVNMIDQDRFAYNRNTGYTQNFRPQFFRGRG; translated from the coding sequence atggtattagagccatgGTCTATGGCTAAGCACAACCCGATTCTAATGGTGTCTCCCTTTCCTAGTAATCAAATCGAGCTTGATGACAGCAATTACTTCATATGGAGGTCGCAGGTCTTGCCAATTATCAAAGGTcacaaatttatcaagtttctAGAATTTTCATCCTTTGAAGACTTGGTCAATGAAGAAAAACGAGATCTTAACTCAGAAGCTGATGTTGAAAATTTAGGCTCAAATCTTAGGGATTTCATGCAAGCTAAAGAGAATTGGTACATTCAAGACCAATTCTTAGTCGGATGGTTGAAAGGAACAATTTCTCCTGAGATTTCAAGCCATTTCATCGATAAAGATTCAACCTACAAACTTTGGAATGTAATCGAGAATAGGTATGCAGCCAAATCACAGAGTCGAATTCTACATTACAAAAAATTACTACAAAATACTAAGAAAGGAAATCTGTCAATAGATGCTCTGGTATTGAAAATGAAAGATCTTATGAATAACTTGATTGCTGCTGGAGATAATGCTTCTGAGACTGATCTTGTGACATATATTCTTGGAGCTCTAGGCACTGATTATGAGCCTATCTCAACAATTCTTGGAATCAGGCCTGAACAATATACAGTACAAGAGGTACAAAGTCACCTACTTGCTTTTGAATGTAAACATAAACTGATACATTCAATAGTTTCTTTTAACCTGGGTGATATATCTGCTAATTACATACATGCTAGACCTCATATTAATGTTGGACACACATTTGATGCtgtattgaataataataattttggttCTGGCAATGAGGCATTAGCTTCTGCAAATATGTCTACCCACAGTGGGAATTTAATACCTTTTTCTTGTAATAATGTTGCTGCAAATGTGTCCTCTGTTGgcgaaatttttgaaaaacttgaaattGAGAGAAATTCAACTGGTGACAAGACTTATGAAGGGTATAGAAATTATGGAAGAGGTGGAAATTTCGGAAATGAAGGATATAGACACTATGGAAAAGGTGGCAACTTTAGAAATGTCAACATGATTGATCAAGACAGATTTGCCTACAATAGAAACACTGGTTACACACAGAATTTTAGACCACAGTTCTTTCGAGGAAGAGGATGA
- the LOC132800237 gene encoding uncharacterized protein LOC132800237 gives MHDLVEPLVNSDFHVHPFILTSSIKEGDDHDDSYTYCCDICEKRRDPAHATYSCQECHLDAHFKCVLPPESISHITFLPREPEHDLDYLSNKEIEGKGEITSADKALVQNAISELSTEMTKMREVVEELLGKVESREVTEELEKLEEGHAKAEGIIKKLGETFS, from the exons ATGCATGACTTAGTTGAGCCACTT GTTAATTCTGATTTTCATGTTCATCCTTTCATTTTGACTAGTTCAATCAAGGAAGGTGATGATCATGATGATTCGTATACATATTGCTGCGATATTTGTGAAAAAAGAAGAGATCCAGCTCATGCCACTTATTCTTGTCAAGAATGTCACCTTGATGCTCATTTTAAATGTGTTTTACCTCCG GAGAGCATCTCACACATAACATTTTTGCCTCGAGAGCCAGAACATGATTTGGACTACTTGTCAAACAAAGAGATTGAGGGGAAAGGAGAAATCACAAGTGCCGATAAAGCACTCGTACAGAACGCAATTTCTGAATTGAGTACAGAGATGACAAAGATGAGAGAGGTGGTCGAAGAATTGCTCGGCAAAGTAGAAAGTAGAGAAGTGACAGAAGAACTTGAGAAACTTGAGGAGGGTCATGCAAAAGCTGAAGGTATAATAAAAAAGCTTGGGGAAACTTTTTCATGA